In Streptococcus parasuis, the following proteins share a genomic window:
- the cadX gene encoding Cd(II)/Zn(II)-sensing metalloregulatory transcriptional regulator CadX yields the protein MKKDSICQVDVINQQNVTTATNYLEKEKVQKSLRILSKFTDNKQINIIFYLLAVEELCVCDIACLLNLSMASASHHLRKLANQNILDTRREGKIIYYFIKDEEIRDFFNQLG from the coding sequence ATGAAAAAAGATAGTATCTGTCAAGTGGATGTTATAAATCAACAAAATGTTACAACCGCAACGAACTACCTTGAAAAGGAAAAAGTCCAAAAATCACTTCGCATTTTATCAAAATTTACCGATAATAAACAGATAAATATCATCTTTTATCTCCTTGCCGTCGAAGAACTCTGTGTCTGCGATATAGCCTGTTTATTAAATCTCAGTATGGCATCTGCCTCCCACCATCTTCGTAAACTAGCCAATCAAAACATCTTGGACACTAGAAGAGAGGGGAAAATTATATATTATTTTATAAAAGATGAGGAAATCAGAGATTTTTTTAATCAACTAGGATAA
- a CDS encoding CpXC domain-containing protein: protein MTTIFLIKTNCTNCGKQSTFERFDRVYAVKPPEIVSAILDWDFFKFTCHNCNHMVLIDYPTVVVDEEQKIIIQYDLFDIYKV from the coding sequence ATGACAACAATTTTTTTAATAAAAACAAACTGCACTAATTGCGGAAAACAAAGTACTTTTGAAAGATTTGATAGGGTTTATGCGGTGAAGCCCCCTGAGATTGTTTCTGCTATTTTGGACTGGGATTTCTTTAAATTTACCTGCCATAACTGTAACCATATGGTGCTAATTGATTACCCAACAGTCGTAGTAGATGAAGAACAAAAAATAATTATTCAGTATGACCTCTTTGACATCTACAAAGTTTAA
- a CDS encoding multicopper oxidase family protein translates to MSKNKHMLLGIGLTVVLTAVGYITLLEPMISYFKINQSAVNIDIQTSKTKSTLPIPPLLEDKNPDPNIADFTLEPQERETSFLPNTKTRTMGYNGSFLGPVIRVSKGEQVNVHVNNKLKEATTVHWHGLEVEGEKDGGPHQGIEPGTTWEPSFTVNQQAATLWYHPHFGGNTATQVYKGLAGLFYVDDEVSKSLNIPKEYGVNDIPLVIQDRSFGKDGSFIYNTNMMDGATGDTIIVNGAIKPNLEVNRVKMRFRIVNGANASNFNLKLDNRDGFYQIASDGGFLEKPVSQRNIMLSPGERAEIIVDFSKYEKGTQLSLMSNKEAIMTFNVKGDGKDDTEVPSTLTNIERMSETQATKIRSFELQGMGHMVSINGKKFDMNRIDETVRLGDTEIWEITNPGSMMHEMGHPFHIHGTQVQILSRNGNAPSPEESGWKDTVYIEPNEKVRLIVKFNKKGTYMYHCHILEHEEAGMMGQIKVE, encoded by the coding sequence ATGAGTAAGAATAAACATATGTTATTAGGTATTGGACTTACAGTCGTATTAACTGCAGTTGGATATATTACACTTTTAGAACCAATGATTAGTTATTTTAAAATAAACCAGAGTGCAGTTAATATAGATATTCAAACAAGTAAAACAAAAAGTACACTTCCTATACCACCACTATTAGAGGATAAAAATCCAGATCCTAATATTGCGGATTTTACTTTAGAACCTCAAGAAAGAGAAACTTCATTTTTACCAAATACCAAGACACGAACTATGGGTTACAACGGAAGTTTCTTAGGCCCTGTCATCAGAGTAAGTAAAGGTGAGCAAGTAAATGTGCACGTAAATAACAAGCTAAAAGAAGCAACTACAGTTCACTGGCATGGACTAGAGGTAGAAGGAGAAAAGGATGGGGGCCCTCATCAAGGAATTGAACCAGGAACAACTTGGGAGCCTAGTTTTACAGTAAATCAACAGGCTGCAACATTGTGGTATCATCCGCACTTTGGAGGAAATACTGCTACCCAAGTTTATAAAGGTTTAGCAGGACTATTCTATGTGGATGATGAAGTATCAAAAAGCTTAAATATTCCTAAGGAATATGGAGTAAATGATATACCTTTAGTAATTCAAGATAGAAGCTTTGGCAAGGACGGCAGTTTTATTTATAATACAAATATGATGGATGGAGCAACAGGGGATACTATCATAGTTAACGGAGCTATTAAACCTAATTTAGAGGTTAATAGAGTCAAGATGAGATTTAGAATAGTTAATGGTGCTAATGCAAGTAACTTTAATTTGAAGTTAGATAATAGAGATGGATTCTATCAAATAGCATCTGATGGTGGATTTTTAGAAAAACCGGTTAGCCAGAGAAATATTATGTTATCACCTGGGGAAAGAGCAGAGATAATAGTGGACTTTTCAAAGTATGAAAAGGGAACGCAGCTATCACTTATGAGTAATAAGGAAGCCATTATGACCTTTAATGTTAAAGGCGATGGGAAAGATGATACTGAAGTACCTAGCACTTTAACGAATATAGAAAGAATGTCAGAAACACAAGCTACTAAGATAAGAAGTTTTGAGCTTCAAGGTATGGGTCACATGGTATCAATAAACGGTAAAAAGTTTGATATGAATAGAATTGATGAAACAGTGAGGCTTGGAGATACAGAGATTTGGGAAATTACAAACCCAGGATCTATGATGCATGAAATGGGACACCCATTCCATATTCATGGCACACAGGTTCAAATTCTATCAAGAAACGGTAATGCGCCTTCTCCAGAGGAGAGCGGATGGAAAGATACTGTATATATTGAGCCTAACGAAAAAGTAAGACTTATAGTTAAGTTTAATAAGAAGGGTACTTATATGTACCACTGTCACATTCTTGAACATGAAGAAGCAGGTATGATGGGACAAATTAAAGTAGAATAA
- a CDS encoding CadD family cadmium resistance transporter, whose amino-acid sequence MIQNVVTSIILYSGTAVDLLIILMLFFAKRKSRKDIINIYLGQFLGSVSLILLSLLFAFVLDYIPSKEILGLLGLIPIFLGLKVLLLGDSDGEAIAKDGLRKDNKNLIFLVAMITFASCGADNIGVFVPYFTTLNLANLIVALLTFLVMIFLLVFSAQKLSQVPSVGETLEKYSRWFIAVVYLGLGMYILIENNSFDMLWAVLG is encoded by the coding sequence ATGATTCAAAATGTTGTTACTTCAATAATCCTGTATTCTGGGACAGCCGTAGACTTACTTATTATCCTAATGTTATTTTTTGCCAAAAGAAAAAGCAGAAAAGACATCATTAACATCTATTTAGGACAATTTCTAGGCTCTGTTAGTCTAATATTGCTAAGTTTGCTTTTTGCATTTGTCTTAGATTATATTCCTAGTAAAGAGATTTTAGGTTTGCTCGGTTTGATTCCAATTTTCCTAGGCCTCAAAGTTTTGCTTTTAGGAGATTCTGATGGAGAAGCTATTGCAAAAGATGGTTTGCGAAAAGACAATAAAAACCTGATTTTTCTAGTCGCTATGATTACTTTTGCAAGTTGTGGCGCTGACAATATTGGTGTCTTTGTCCCATATTTTACTACCTTAAATTTAGCAAATTTGATAGTGGCTTTACTTACCTTTTTAGTCATGATTTTTCTCTTGGTTTTCTCTGCCCAAAAATTGTCACAAGTCCCTTCTGTTGGAGAAACTTTGGAAAAATATAGCAGATGGTTTATTGCCGTTGTCTATTTAGGATTGGGGATGTATATCCTGATTGAAAACAACAGCTTTGACATGCTATGGGCTGTGTTAGGCTAG
- a CDS encoding CopY/TcrY family copper transport repressor — MSTIELNTSITDAEWEVMRVVWANDRVTSKTVISVLKEKMDWTESTIKTILGRLVEKGVLNTEQEGRKFIYTANIVEKEAVRDYAEDIFNRICNKKVGNVIGSIIENHVLSFDDIDRLEKILEIKKSFAVEEVACNCPEGQCECHLHHH; from the coding sequence ATGAGCACAATAGAACTTAATACTTCTATCACAGATGCTGAATGGGAAGTAATGCGTGTAGTTTGGGCAAATGATCGAGTAACTAGTAAAACAGTCATCTCTGTATTGAAAGAAAAAATGGACTGGACAGAATCCACTATCAAAACGATCTTAGGTCGATTAGTTGAAAAAGGCGTACTAAATACAGAGCAAGAAGGTAGAAAGTTTATTTACACTGCCAATATTGTAGAGAAAGAAGCCGTAAGGGATTATGCAGAAGATATTTTTAACCGTATTTGCAATAAGAAAGTTGGAAATGTAATAGGAAGCATCATTGAAAATCATGTCTTAAGCTTCGATGATATAGATCGACTAGAGAAAATATTAGAGATAAAAAAATCTTTCGCAGTAGAAGAAGTGGCTTGCAATTGTCCAGAAGGACAATGCGAGTGTCATTTACATCATCATTAA